A part of Streptomyces sp. NBC_01235 genomic DNA contains:
- a CDS encoding DUF3533 domain-containing protein: MSGIPPFRVLRAKPLWIANGVITGVLALLFTVFYVGANIDPVDHMKNLPVGLVNADKGAAVGGKQVNLGAQISESITKSTVSGDKIDWKVMDEKEMKEELGKGKLFGALVVPADFTSATTALTGTATAGAPTRPTLTVLTDQSAGSVGSSLARTATTQAAENASLQVGKELTSQGRTGQAKLPAAARLLLADPAAITVKDGHPLDSHSGLGLTAFYYALVLVVCGMLSANVISGQVDHALGYTHNDMGPLRLHRPLIRTTRAQTLAISSTLMAGLSLLMGTLVMAGAVGLMGMDASHLPLLWLYSVCAIAVSGIGALTLLAVFGTPGMLVVTLVFIGMAVPTAGATTPIQALPGFYRFLAEFEPLRQITGGIRSILYYDAQADAGLTRGWIMMAVGLAAAVLFGFGMTSWYDHKGLHRIPAETEPEKTAAPA, encoded by the coding sequence ATGAGTGGGATTCCCCCCTTCCGCGTACTGCGCGCCAAACCCCTGTGGATCGCCAACGGCGTCATCACAGGCGTCCTCGCGCTGCTGTTCACCGTGTTCTACGTCGGCGCCAACATCGATCCCGTGGACCACATGAAGAATCTGCCCGTCGGTCTGGTCAACGCCGACAAGGGCGCTGCTGTCGGTGGCAAGCAGGTGAACCTGGGGGCACAGATCTCCGAGTCGATCACGAAGTCCACCGTGAGCGGAGACAAGATCGACTGGAAGGTGATGGACGAGAAGGAGATGAAGGAGGAACTCGGCAAGGGCAAGCTGTTCGGCGCGCTCGTCGTTCCCGCCGACTTCACCTCCGCCACCACCGCACTCACCGGCACCGCGACCGCCGGGGCCCCGACCCGTCCGACGCTGACGGTGCTGACCGACCAGTCCGCCGGCAGCGTGGGATCCAGCCTGGCCCGTACGGCAACAACGCAGGCGGCCGAGAACGCCTCGCTCCAGGTGGGCAAGGAGCTCACGTCCCAGGGCAGGACCGGGCAGGCGAAGCTGCCCGCCGCGGCACGCCTCCTCCTGGCCGATCCGGCCGCCATCACGGTCAAGGACGGCCATCCCCTCGACTCACACAGCGGCCTGGGCCTGACGGCGTTCTACTACGCGCTGGTCCTGGTGGTCTGCGGCATGCTCTCCGCCAACGTCATCAGCGGCCAGGTGGACCACGCCCTCGGCTACACCCACAACGACATGGGCCCGCTGCGCCTGCACCGCCCGCTGATCCGGACCACCCGAGCGCAGACCCTCGCCATCAGCAGCACCCTCATGGCCGGCCTGTCCCTGCTGATGGGCACGCTGGTCATGGCGGGCGCGGTCGGCCTCATGGGCATGGACGCCTCCCACCTGCCCCTGCTGTGGCTGTACTCGGTGTGCGCCATCGCGGTCTCCGGGATCGGTGCGCTCACCCTGCTCGCCGTGTTCGGTACGCCCGGCATGCTGGTGGTCACGCTGGTCTTCATCGGGATGGCGGTGCCGACGGCGGGCGCCACCACGCCGATTCAGGCACTGCCCGGCTTCTACCGCTTCCTGGCGGAGTTCGAGCCGCTGCGGCAGATCACCGGCGGCATCCGCTCGATCCTCTACTACGACGCCCAGGCCGACGCCGGCCTGACCCGGGGCTGGATCATGATGGCCGTCGGCCTCGCGGCAGCCGTCCTCTTCGGCTTCGGCATGACCAGCTGGTACGACCACAAGGGGCTGCACCGCATCCCCGCCGAGACGGAGCCCGAGAAGACCGCCGCCCCGGCGTAG
- a CDS encoding metal-dependent hydrolase, which translates to MFRAAHAHRERPSEPIDHHDLVLQPRDVTFDWGTTPLHWLPGEPFATHTFDVLHLMLPELERWFVRTFEQALPLITDDRLREDVRGFIGQEAMHAEAHQEVLEHLLAKGLDPAPYTLQSEWIFRRVLGDRPDLTPAAAHAHLLQRLALIAAFEHFTAYMGHWILDNGHLDRVGADPAMLDLFRWHGAEEVEHRSVAFDLLVHLDPRYRRRVVGMLVTAPVLTRLWIRGVRFLMSADPELDDRVKVRLRDYLTAARKDLLPPPVSFARSVLRYFRPGYHPTQEGSTQQAVAYLAASPAARAAAQ; encoded by the coding sequence ATGTTCCGAGCCGCACATGCCCACCGGGAGCGTCCGTCCGAGCCCATCGACCACCACGACCTGGTGCTGCAACCCCGGGACGTCACCTTCGACTGGGGCACCACCCCGCTGCACTGGCTGCCGGGTGAGCCCTTCGCGACCCACACCTTCGATGTACTCCACCTCATGCTCCCCGAACTCGAACGCTGGTTCGTGCGCACCTTCGAGCAGGCACTGCCACTGATCACCGATGACCGGCTGCGCGAGGACGTACGCGGCTTCATCGGCCAAGAAGCGATGCACGCCGAGGCGCACCAGGAGGTCCTGGAGCACCTGCTCGCCAAGGGGCTGGACCCGGCTCCGTACACCCTGCAGTCCGAATGGATCTTCCGAAGGGTGCTCGGAGACCGGCCGGATCTGACGCCGGCCGCCGCACACGCGCACCTCCTCCAACGGCTCGCCCTCATAGCGGCCTTCGAGCACTTCACCGCGTACATGGGGCACTGGATTCTCGACAACGGACACCTGGACCGGGTCGGCGCGGACCCCGCGATGCTCGACCTGTTCCGCTGGCACGGCGCGGAGGAGGTCGAACACCGTTCGGTCGCGTTCGACCTGCTGGTGCACCTCGATCCCCGTTACCGCCGCCGAGTCGTCGGCATGCTCGTCACCGCGCCGGTGCTGACCCGGCTGTGGATCCGCGGAGTCCGCTTCCTGATGAGCGCCGACCCCGAACTCGACGACCGGGTCAAGGTCCGCCTCCGCGACTACCTGACCGCGGCCCGCAAAGACCTGTTGCCCCCGCCGGTCTCGTTCGCCCGCTCGGTGCTGCGCTACTTCCGCCCCGGCTACCACCCGACCCAGGAAGGCTCGACCCAGCAGGCCGTCGCCTACCTGGCAGCGTCTCCCGCTGCCCGAGCGGCCGCCCAATGA
- a CDS encoding TetR family transcriptional regulator, producing MIDVAWLGVRRRSAGGREEWRRLDAEADRAARRLRRLAQGGSERRLWRPTAMSRAPVCQPYLFGLLPDKKAIFVAAAVRSMEDTRLAFERPTDGVEGSEQALGAMEDAYAQLISALPETLLMQMQGYAVVAAAEAKDDDQTGELVRAGWMRLWETVHLSLGADVHESASFFACGMLGNTLTAIGLPSDCRQTGA from the coding sequence GCCTGGCTGGGCGTCAGACGGAGGTCAGCGGGGGGACGTGAGGAGTGGCGCCGTCTGGATGCCGAGGCCGATCGGGCCGCGCGGCGGCTGCGGCGTCTCGCCCAAGGTGGGTCGGAGCGCCGTTTGTGGCGGCCGACCGCCATGAGCCGGGCTCCTGTCTGCCAGCCGTACCTCTTCGGGCTGCTCCCGGACAAGAAGGCGATCTTCGTCGCCGCTGCGGTGCGGAGCATGGAAGACACCCGCCTGGCTTTCGAGCGGCCGACCGACGGGGTGGAGGGCAGCGAGCAGGCCCTGGGCGCCATGGAGGACGCGTACGCGCAGCTGATCTCGGCACTCCCCGAAACGCTCCTGATGCAGATGCAGGGATACGCCGTCGTCGCGGCCGCTGAGGCAAAGGACGATGACCAGACGGGCGAGCTCGTCCGGGCCGGCTGGATGAGACTGTGGGAAACCGTGCACCTGTCGCTGGGTGCCGATGTCCACGAGAGCGCAAGTTTCTTTGCTTGCGGCATGCTCGGCAACACTCTGACGGCCATCGGGCTCCCCTCCGATTGCCGGCAAACAGGGGCGTGA
- a CDS encoding L-dopachrome tautomerase-related protein, with protein sequence MAYPDAEVNLQDASDLAGHFQSVQSVVVDPADRLWILDTGSPGFAGSSYGGPKLVAVDLRTDRIVRKILFPPEVVPANSYPNDVRFDLRRGAEGMAFITDSGGSNGIIVVDLATGRSWRRLTGHPSALPDAQFLPVIEGEPFMVRPAGGEPTYYETGSDGIALSADGTRLYYCPLSSRRLHSVSTDALADPDATDAEVAATVEDLGFKPMADGLESDDKGRLYGGDLEHNAIWRRSPNGTYRTLAQGRDLLWVDTLSVASDRHLYAIANQLNRLSPFHEGKDLRRKPYLLVRLPIDAGPVRLM encoded by the coding sequence GTGGCCTACCCCGACGCCGAGGTGAACCTTCAGGACGCCTCCGACCTGGCCGGGCACTTCCAGTCGGTGCAGAGCGTCGTCGTCGACCCGGCCGACCGGCTGTGGATCCTCGACACCGGAAGCCCGGGGTTCGCCGGGTCCTCCTACGGCGGTCCCAAGCTCGTGGCGGTCGACCTGCGCACCGACCGGATCGTACGGAAGATCCTCTTCCCGCCCGAGGTGGTGCCGGCGAACAGCTACCCCAACGACGTGCGCTTCGACCTTCGGCGCGGCGCCGAGGGCATGGCCTTCATCACCGACTCGGGCGGCTCCAACGGCATCATCGTGGTCGACCTCGCCACGGGCCGCTCCTGGCGGCGACTGACCGGGCATCCCTCGGCGCTCCCGGACGCGCAGTTCCTTCCGGTCATCGAGGGCGAGCCCTTCATGGTCCGCCCCGCGGGCGGCGAGCCCACGTACTACGAGACCGGCTCCGACGGCATCGCCCTCAGCGCCGACGGCACGCGCCTCTACTACTGCCCGCTGTCCAGCCGCCGCCTGCACAGCGTGTCCACCGACGCCCTCGCCGACCCGGACGCCACGGACGCCGAGGTGGCGGCGACGGTTGAGGACCTGGGGTTCAAGCCGATGGCCGACGGCCTGGAGAGCGACGACAAGGGGCGGCTCTACGGCGGCGACCTGGAACACAACGCGATCTGGCGCAGGAGCCCGAACGGCACCTACCGCACCCTCGCCCAGGGGCGCGATCTGCTCTGGGTCGACACCCTGTCCGTCGCCTCGGACCGGCACCTGTACGCCATCGCCAACCAGCTCAACCGGCTGTCGCCCTTCCACGAGGGCAAGGATCTGCGCCGCAAGCCCTATCTCCTGGTCCGCCTGCCGATCGACGCCGGGCCGGTCAGGCTCATGTGA
- a CDS encoding PDR/VanB family oxidoreductase: MDTSTPVTRPPDLYGRPRSDSFMRKLAAFSDNAVTRLARRSTPPRRPPTTEMPVIRELVVATKHQEAEDVVSLRLAAPEGSILPPWQPGAHIELHLPSGRKRQYSLCGDPGDRYRYRIAVRRIANGKGGSAEVHDALADGMRVAVTGPRNAFPFAAEASVLLIAGGIGITPILPMAREAARRGLDWRLVHGGRSRGSMPFAAELAELAAAAPGRVSIRPDDESGVPEAADLLSLSPAAGAVYCCGPAPMIDGVRRAFGGSRASALHFERFAPAPITDGRPFELQLGDTGRVLPVPYDRSALDVLHEALPDLPFSCRQGFCGTCRIRVAQGQVDHRDRRLSATERAAGAMLPCVSRAPEGERLVLEV; the protein is encoded by the coding sequence ATGGACACCAGCACACCCGTCACTCGGCCGCCGGACCTGTACGGCAGGCCGCGCAGCGACTCCTTCATGCGGAAGTTGGCGGCTTTCAGCGACAACGCGGTCACACGCCTCGCGCGGCGCAGCACTCCTCCCAGGCGCCCGCCTACCACCGAGATGCCCGTGATCCGGGAACTGGTGGTCGCCACCAAGCACCAGGAGGCCGAGGATGTCGTCTCCCTGCGGCTGGCAGCACCCGAGGGGTCGATACTCCCGCCCTGGCAGCCCGGCGCCCACATCGAACTGCACCTGCCCTCCGGCCGCAAGCGGCAGTACTCGCTGTGCGGCGACCCTGGCGACCGGTACCGGTACCGCATCGCGGTGCGCCGCATCGCCAACGGCAAAGGCGGTTCGGCCGAGGTACACGACGCCCTCGCAGACGGTATGCGGGTCGCCGTCACCGGGCCCCGGAACGCCTTCCCCTTCGCCGCCGAAGCATCCGTCCTGCTCATCGCGGGCGGCATCGGAATCACCCCGATCCTGCCGATGGCCCGGGAAGCCGCCCGACGCGGGCTGGACTGGAGGCTCGTGCACGGCGGCCGCAGCCGCGGCTCGATGCCCTTCGCGGCAGAGCTGGCCGAACTCGCGGCCGCAGCCCCTGGCCGGGTCTCCATCCGCCCTGACGACGAGTCCGGCGTGCCCGAAGCAGCCGATCTCTTGAGCTTGAGCCCGGCGGCGGGTGCGGTGTACTGCTGCGGGCCCGCGCCCATGATCGACGGCGTTCGGCGCGCGTTCGGTGGTAGCCGCGCGTCAGCCCTGCACTTCGAGCGTTTCGCCCCGGCCCCGATCACGGACGGCCGTCCCTTCGAACTTCAACTGGGCGACACCGGACGGGTTCTGCCCGTGCCATACGACCGCTCCGCCCTGGATGTTCTCCACGAGGCCCTGCCGGACCTGCCGTTCTCCTGCCGCCAGGGGTTCTGCGGCACCTGCCGGATACGGGTGGCCCAGGGCCAAGTCGATCACCGTGACCGCCGGCTCTCGGCC
- a CDS encoding nuclear transport factor 2 family protein, with the protein MSETLHPAAATVARWRSAEENGDVDAAVACLSRDVVLNSPLTEQFRFEGSDQLRDFLTSAFTAVKDVRYHTQTGEGDTYALVYRARVGSQWFEEVQLLRLDDEARIKEITLFGRPMPALTALMTTLGPELARQQGRRGLAALMRASTIPIHAMVTFGDRSMVAKTQPAAR; encoded by the coding sequence ATGTCCGAGACCCTGCACCCCGCCGCCGCTACCGTCGCGAGATGGCGCTCCGCCGAGGAAAACGGTGACGTCGACGCCGCGGTCGCCTGCCTGAGCCGGGACGTCGTGCTCAACTCGCCGCTCACCGAGCAGTTCCGCTTCGAGGGATCTGACCAGCTGCGTGACTTCCTGACCTCGGCGTTCACGGCGGTCAAGGACGTCCGTTACCACACCCAGACCGGCGAGGGCGACACCTACGCGCTGGTCTACCGGGCGCGGGTGGGGTCCCAGTGGTTCGAGGAGGTGCAGTTGCTGCGGCTCGACGACGAGGCACGGATCAAGGAGATCACGCTCTTCGGGCGTCCGATGCCGGCCCTCACCGCCCTGATGACGACTCTGGGGCCGGAGCTCGCCCGCCAACAGGGCCGCCGGGGCCTCGCGGCACTCATGCGCGCCAGCACCATACCCATCCACGCGATGGTCACCTTCGGGGACCGCAGCATGGTCGCGAAGACCCAGCCGGCAGCCCGGTAG
- a CDS encoding TetR/AcrR family transcriptional regulator, which translates to MTGAQTAGRRYGGRDATQRQQERRTRLIQSGLDLFGTAGYASVSVKQVCSHAGLTERYFYESFRDREDLLAGVYNELITTISAETAQAAAAAAPDVDAQLRAGLEVFIRTLAGDARKARLVLIEVVGASPRLEVRRREVLHEFAAMVGAVVGPLPGPETSSNRLTMTAMSLVGGVNELLVDWTLGHQNATVEELIDLCHTLYIAAYRAISDQP; encoded by the coding sequence ATGACCGGCGCACAGACCGCAGGGCGGCGCTACGGCGGACGTGATGCGACGCAACGACAGCAGGAGCGCCGTACCCGCCTCATCCAGTCGGGCCTCGACCTGTTCGGCACGGCCGGATACGCCTCGGTCTCCGTCAAGCAGGTGTGCTCGCATGCCGGACTGACCGAGCGCTACTTCTACGAGTCGTTCCGCGACCGCGAAGACCTTCTCGCCGGGGTCTACAACGAGCTGATCACTACGATCAGTGCCGAAACCGCTCAGGCCGCAGCCGCCGCCGCACCCGATGTCGACGCCCAACTGCGCGCCGGCCTCGAGGTGTTCATCCGCACACTGGCCGGCGACGCCCGCAAGGCCCGCCTGGTGCTCATCGAGGTCGTAGGCGCCAGCCCCCGCCTCGAAGTACGGCGCCGTGAGGTCCTGCACGAATTCGCCGCCATGGTCGGCGCCGTCGTCGGACCGCTCCCTGGCCCGGAAACCTCCTCCAACCGGCTCACCATGACCGCGATGAGCCTGGTCGGCGGAGTCAACGAACTCCTCGTGGACTGGACACTCGGCCACCAGAACGCCACCGTCGAAGAACTGATCGACCTGTGCCACACCCTGTACATCGCGGCCTACCGAGCCATCAGCGATCAGCCCTGA
- a CDS encoding oxidoreductase: protein MTANRPVALVTGASSGIGKETALALVAAGFEVAGTGRDTSRVTPLQGVTFLDLDVVSDKSVTTVVQQVIDRFGRIDVLVNNAGIGSIGAAEETSLAQAQSVFDINVFGVMRMVKEVLPHMRAQGRGRIINLSSVQGFIPAPYMAVYGASKHAIEGYSQSLDHEVRKYGVRSLLVEPAYTNTGFEANSAKPDTPLQTYADQRHIFDRLMTEAIKDGDDPTVVAKAIVTAATDTKPKLRYAAGPMAGRARMLRFVPAWVLDKQIRTMNKLTG, encoded by the coding sequence ATGACGGCAAATCGGCCAGTGGCCCTCGTGACGGGTGCCTCCTCCGGCATCGGCAAGGAAACCGCGCTTGCGCTGGTCGCGGCGGGGTTCGAGGTGGCCGGCACAGGCCGCGACACCTCACGCGTCACCCCGCTCCAGGGTGTGACGTTCCTCGACCTCGACGTGGTCAGTGACAAGTCGGTCACCACCGTGGTCCAGCAGGTGATCGACCGGTTCGGACGGATCGACGTCCTGGTCAACAACGCCGGCATCGGCTCGATCGGCGCGGCCGAGGAGACCTCCCTCGCGCAGGCCCAGAGCGTCTTCGACATCAACGTCTTCGGGGTCATGCGCATGGTGAAGGAGGTCCTGCCGCACATGCGCGCCCAGGGGCGCGGGCGCATCATCAACCTCTCCTCAGTGCAGGGCTTCATCCCCGCCCCCTACATGGCCGTCTACGGTGCGTCCAAGCACGCGATCGAGGGCTACTCCCAGTCCCTGGACCACGAGGTCCGAAAGTACGGCGTCCGCTCGCTGCTCGTCGAACCCGCCTACACCAACACCGGCTTCGAGGCCAACAGCGCCAAGCCCGACACCCCCCTGCAGACCTACGCCGACCAGCGGCACATCTTCGACCGCCTGATGACGGAAGCGATCAAGGACGGCGACGACCCCACCGTCGTCGCCAAGGCGATCGTCACGGCCGCCACCGACACCAAGCCGAAACTGCGCTACGCCGCCGGCCCCATGGCCGGACGCGCACGCATGCTCCGCTTCGTTCCCGCCTGGGTCCTGGACAAGCAGATCCGCACGATGAACAAGCTCACCGGCTGA
- a CDS encoding alpha/beta fold hydrolase has protein sequence MTGPAALRIAADGGELAAYQWGVSTAPAVVLVHGYPDTSAVWRPVAERLADRFHVTAFDVRGAGASHRPRGLRAYRMSRLEADLEAVLDAVSPDRPVHLVGHDWGSIHSWESVTGTRLAGRIASFTSISGPCLDHVGHLIRARLRPRHPDLPKMLRQAARSWYIAYFHLPLLPALTWRALGHRWRAFLTGSQGVPGHTPYPAPTLARDAMSGTALYRANMVPRLLRPRDRPTTVPVQLIIPTRDFCVTPVLSYGVEHWTRRIQRRPIDAGHWVQLSHPEEVASRIAEFAHRVEEGSHRNTDHTAHPI, from the coding sequence ATGACCGGCCCGGCCGCCCTCCGGATCGCTGCGGACGGCGGGGAGTTGGCCGCCTACCAGTGGGGAGTGTCCACGGCTCCTGCGGTGGTGCTGGTCCATGGCTATCCGGACACCAGCGCCGTGTGGCGCCCGGTCGCCGAGCGCCTGGCCGACCGCTTCCACGTCACCGCCTTCGACGTGCGGGGAGCCGGTGCCTCCCACCGGCCCAGGGGTCTGCGCGCCTACCGGATGTCCCGCCTGGAAGCCGACCTGGAGGCGGTTCTCGACGCCGTGAGCCCCGACCGCCCGGTGCACCTGGTCGGGCACGACTGGGGATCGATCCACTCCTGGGAGTCGGTCACCGGCACCCGCCTGGCCGGGCGGATCGCCTCGTTCACCTCCATCTCCGGACCCTGCCTGGACCACGTCGGCCACCTGATCCGTGCCCGCCTCCGGCCGCGGCATCCGGATCTGCCGAAGATGCTGCGGCAGGCCGCACGGTCCTGGTACATCGCCTACTTCCATCTTCCGCTCCTGCCCGCCCTGACCTGGAGAGCACTGGGACACCGCTGGCGCGCCTTCCTCACCGGCTCCCAAGGCGTGCCCGGGCACACCCCCTACCCCGCGCCGACGCTGGCCCGCGACGCCATGTCCGGCACCGCGCTGTACCGCGCCAACATGGTGCCCCGCCTGCTGCGTCCCCGCGACCGCCCAACCACCGTCCCGGTTCAACTCATCATTCCCACCCGCGACTTCTGCGTCACCCCGGTGCTGTCGTACGGAGTGGAGCACTGGACGCGCCGGATACAACGGCGCCCGATCGACGCCGGGCACTGGGTACAGCTCAGCCACCCCGAGGAGGTCGCGTCCCGGATCGCGGAATTCGCCCACCGCGTCGAAGAGGGCTCCCACCGCAATACGGACCACACCGCGCACCCGATCTGA
- a CDS encoding SDR family oxidoreductase — MAAPPKDPYTFSRRDRDRLPRTQPLTGRVIAVTGAGRGIGRAVAARLAAAGAAVAIGDLDAELAMETAGAIGARSGGRLLGLSLDVTDTHSFEDFLRTVETRLGPIDVLINNAGIMWVGPFEEEPEDAALRQFDVNVHGVLRGMKLVIPRMRKRGRGHVVNIASAASKVAPAGEATYAATKHAVHGYSTAVRAELRGTGVHVSLVMPGVVDTDLAVGTATGPTRRLTTDQVADAVLDVVLRPRFEVFIPRQVAALTRLAAVLPGRARDALHHLLVPDQLAALSDRSVRAAYEQRTRTARLPEG; from the coding sequence GTGGCAGCACCGCCCAAAGACCCGTACACGTTCAGCCGAAGAGACCGCGACAGGCTCCCCCGCACGCAACCGCTGACCGGCCGAGTGATCGCGGTCACCGGGGCGGGCCGCGGAATCGGGCGTGCCGTCGCAGCCCGGCTCGCCGCGGCCGGAGCCGCCGTGGCGATCGGTGATCTCGACGCGGAGCTCGCCATGGAGACGGCCGGCGCCATCGGCGCACGTTCCGGTGGCCGACTGCTCGGGCTGTCTCTCGACGTCACCGACACACATTCCTTCGAGGACTTCCTGCGCACCGTCGAGACCCGGCTGGGGCCGATCGACGTACTGATCAACAACGCCGGAATCATGTGGGTGGGCCCCTTCGAGGAGGAACCGGAGGACGCCGCCCTGCGCCAGTTCGACGTCAACGTCCACGGCGTACTGCGGGGGATGAAACTCGTGATCCCGCGGATGCGGAAACGCGGTCGCGGCCACGTGGTCAACATCGCCTCCGCCGCCAGCAAGGTCGCCCCGGCCGGCGAGGCGACCTACGCGGCGACGAAGCACGCCGTCCACGGCTACAGCACAGCCGTCCGCGCCGAACTGCGCGGCACCGGCGTGCACGTGTCCCTGGTGATGCCCGGCGTCGTGGACACCGATCTGGCCGTGGGCACCGCGACCGGCCCCACCCGACGCCTGACGACGGATCAGGTGGCCGACGCGGTGCTCGATGTCGTGCTGCGCCCGCGGTTCGAGGTCTTCATTCCCCGCCAGGTGGCCGCCCTGACCCGGTTGGCCGCAGTGCTGCCGGGCCGTGCCCGCGACGCCCTGCATCACCTCCTTGTCCCCGACCAGCTCGCCGCCCTGTCCGACCGGTCGGTCCGCGCGGCCTACGAGCAGCGCACTCGCACCGCCCGCCTGCCCGAAGGATGA
- a CDS encoding TetR/AcrR family transcriptional regulator, with protein MTTEVKQSPRERLLEAAATLTYRDGVGIGVEALCKAAGVSKRSMYQLFESKDELLAASLKERAAAFVASLLPPADDGRSPRERILYVFERVESQAGAPDFQGCRYLAVQIELKDQAHPASRVAHQIKANLTAFFRSEAERGGASNPDLLARQLILVFDGASARAGIGADNLTGLVAPTVTTLLDAADMH; from the coding sequence ATGACTACCGAAGTGAAGCAAAGCCCCCGGGAGCGGCTGCTGGAGGCAGCAGCCACGCTCACCTACCGCGACGGCGTCGGTATCGGCGTCGAGGCGCTGTGCAAGGCGGCGGGGGTGTCGAAGCGCTCCATGTACCAGCTGTTCGAGAGCAAGGATGAACTGCTGGCGGCGAGCCTGAAGGAGCGTGCCGCTGCCTTCGTGGCGAGCCTCCTGCCCCCGGCGGATGATGGCCGTTCCCCCCGCGAGCGGATCCTGTACGTCTTCGAGCGGGTGGAGTCGCAGGCGGGTGCGCCCGACTTCCAAGGCTGTCGGTACCTGGCTGTGCAGATCGAGCTCAAGGATCAGGCCCACCCCGCGAGCCGGGTGGCCCACCAGATCAAAGCGAACCTGACGGCCTTTTTCCGTTCCGAGGCCGAACGGGGTGGGGCGAGTAACCCCGACCTGCTGGCCCGGCAGCTCATCCTGGTCTTCGACGGCGCCAGCGCCCGCGCGGGGATCGGCGCCGACAATCTGACCGGGCTCGTCGCGCCCACTGTGACCACCCTGCTCGATGCGGCAGACATGCACTGA